In Rhinolophus ferrumequinum isolate MPI-CBG mRhiFer1 chromosome 7, mRhiFer1_v1.p, whole genome shotgun sequence, the following proteins share a genomic window:
- the ANKRA2 gene encoding ankyrin repeat family A protein 2, which translates to MATSANLDIGAQLIVEECPSNYSLTGMPDIKIEHQLDSNAEEGSAQGVAMEMKFILPNRFDMNVCSRFVKSLNEEDSKNIQDQVNSDLEVASVLFKAECNIHTSPSPGIQVRHVYTPSTTKHFSPIKQSTTLTNKHRGNEVSTTPLLANSLSVHQLAAQGEMLYLATRIEQENVINHTDEEGFTPLMWAAAHGQIAVVEFLLQNGADPQLLGKGRESALSLACSKGYTDIVKMLLDCGVDVNEYDWNGGTPLLYAVHGNHVKCVQMLLENGADPTIETDSGYNSMDLAVALGYRSVQQVIESHLLKLLQNIKE; encoded by the exons ATGGCTACATCAGCAAATCTGGATATTGGAGCCCAGCTGATAGTGGAAGAGTGTCCCAGCAATTACAGTCTCACTGGCATGCCTGACATTAAAATAGAACATCAGCTGGACTCAAATGCAGAAGAAGGATCAGCTCAGGGTGTTGCCATGGAAATGAAATTCATATTGCCTAACCGATTTGATATGAATGTGTGTTCTCGATTTGTGAAGTCCTTAAATGAAGAGGATAGTAAAAATATTCAAGATCAGGTTAACTCTGACCTGGAGGTGGCATCTGTCCTATTTAAAG CTGAATGCAATATTCACACATCTCCTTCTCCCGGAATTCAAGTAAGGCATGTCTACACTCCCTCTACAACAAAGCACTTCTCACCCATAAAACAGTCAACCACTTTAACCAACAAACACAGAGGAAATGAGGTCTCAACCACACCTCTGTTAGCAAATT CTTTATCTGTTCACCAGTTGGCTGCTCAGGGAGAGATGCTCTACCTGGCTACTCGTATTGAACAAG aaaatgttatcAATCACACGGATGAAGAAGGATTTACTCCTCTGATGTGGGCTGCAGCACACGGGCAAATAGCTGTGGTAGAGTTTCTACTTCAGAAT GGTGCTGATCCCCAGCTTCTAGGAAAAGGCCGAGAAAGTGCGCTGTCATTGGCCTGTAGCAAAGGCTACACAGATATTGTCAAAATGCTGCTTGATTGTGGAGTTGATGTAAACGAATACGATTGG AATGGAGGCACACCTTTGCTGTATGCTGTACATGGAAATCATGTGAAGTGTGTCCAAATGCTCTTAG AAAATGGAGCTGACCCAACAATTGAAACCGACTCTGGATATAATTCTATGGATTTAGCTGTAGCCCTGGGCTATAGAAGTG TTCAACAGGTTATTGAGTCACACCTACTGAAGTTGCTTCAGAATATCAAGGAGTAG
- the UTP15 gene encoding U3 small nucleolar RNA-associated protein 15 homolog yields the protein MAGYKPVAIQAYPILGEKITQDTLYWNNYKTPVQIKEFGAVSKVDFSPQPPYNYAVTASSRIHIYGRYSQEPIKTFSRFKDTAYCATFRQDGRLLVAGSEDGGVQLFDISGRAPLRLFEGHTKAVHTVDFTADKYHVVSGADDYTVKLWDIPNSKEILTFKEHSDYVRCGCASKLNPDLFVTGSYDHTVKMFDTRTNKSVISVEHGQPVESVLLFPSGGLLVSAGGRYVKVWDMLKGGQLLVSLKNHHKTVTCLCLSSSGQRLLSGSLDRKVKVYSTTSYKVVHSFDYAASILSLGLAHEDETIVIGMTNGILSVKHRKSEAKKDSLPRRRRPAYRTFIKGKNYMKQRDDILINRPSKKHLELYDRDLKNFRISKALDRVLEPSCTIKTPEITVSIIKELNRRGVLANALAGRDEKEISRVLNFLIRNLSQPRFASVLINAAEIIIDIYQPVIGQSPVVDKKFLLLQGLVEKEIDYQRELLETLGMMDMLFATMTRKESTSVLQHTSDGFLESKKIES from the exons atggCTGGGTATAAGCCTGTAGCTATTCAGGCATATCCTATACTTGGTGAAAAAATCACCCAAGATACCCTGTACTGGAACAACTATAAA aCTCCTGTTCAGATCAAGGAGTTTGGTGCAGTGTCAAAAGTAGACttttctcctcagcctccttATAATTACGCTGTCACAGCTTCTTCAAGG ATTCACATTTATGGCCGATACTCCCAAGAACCTATAAAAACCTTTTCTCGATTTAAAGATACAGCGTACTGTGCTACTTTTCGGCAGGATGGTAGACTGCTTGTGGCTGGCAGTGAAGATGGAGGAGTTCAGCTTTTTGACATAAGTGGGAGGGCTCCCCTCAGGCTGTTTGAAGGCCATACTAA AGCAGTTCATACAGTAGATTTTACAGCTGACAAATATCATGTGGTCTCTGGGGCTGATGATTATACAGTGAAATTATGGGATATTCCAAACTCCAAAGAAATTCTCACATTTAAAGAACATTCTGATTATGTGAGATGTGGATGCGCCAGCAAACTGAACCCAGATCTCTTTGTAACAG GGTCATACGATCATACTGTGAAGATGTTTGATACACGAACAAACAAGAGCGTTATCTCTGTTGAGCATGGACAGCCAGTGGAGAGTGTCCTGCTTTTCCCCTCTGGAGGTCTTCTGGTATCAGCag GAGGTCGTTATGTTAAAGTCTGGGACATGCTAAAAGGAGGACAGTTGCTAGTGTCTTTGAAAAATCATCATAAAACTGTGACATGTTTATGCCTGAGCAGCTCTGGACAGAGGTTACTCTCTGGTTCACTAGATAG gAAGGTGAAAGTATATAGCACAACTTCCTACAAAGTCGTTCACAGTTTTGATTATGCAGCTTCAATTTTGAGTCTTGGACTTGCA CATGAAGATGAGACAATAGTTATAGGAATGACCAATGGAATACTGAGTGTTAAACATCGGAAATCTGAAGCAAAGAAGGATTCTCTTCCCAGAAGAAGAAGGCCTGCATATCGAacttttattaaaggaaaaaattacatgaaacaacgg GATGACATTTTGATCAATAGGCCGTCAAAAAAACATCTAGAATTATATGACAGGGATCTGAAGAATTTCCGGATCTCCAAAGCACTTGACAGGGTCCTTGAG CCCAGTTGTACAATAAAGACACCTGAGATTACAGTTTCCATCATAAAGGAGCTAAATCGAAGAGGAGTCCTGGCAAATGCCCTTGCGGGTCGGGATGAAAAGGAAATCAGTcgtgttcttaattttttgataaG GAATCTGTCTCAGCCAAGATTTGCTTCTGTTTTGATCAATGCTGCTGAAATAATTATTG atATATATCAGCCTGTGATTGGTCAGTCACCTGTAGTAGATAAAAAGTTTTTGTTACTTCAAGGACTTGTAGAAAAAGAGATTGATTACCAAAGAGAACTTCTAGAAACCTTGGGGATGATGGATATGCTTTTTGCTACCATGACAAGGAAAGAAAGCACTTCTGTGTTGCAGCATACCTCTGATGGATTTCTAGAGAGCAAGAAGATAGAGTCCTAG